A region from the Lysobacter antibioticus genome encodes:
- a CDS encoding serine/threonine-protein kinase, which produces METQRWHDLRRLFDAVCDLPAERWFEELHAISDDPVLIAEAMQLLGAQTEHFDRVVQPLSDLVAGLPDSELQAGDRLGAWVLIERVASGGMGTVFVAERADGLFRQQVAIKLLRGSGFNQAEFARRLAVERQLLAELQHPNIARLYDGGTTPSGQPYLVMEYVLGRDLDEYCEQRQPDLLQRLRLFQRICAAVQSAHQRLIVHCDLKPGNVMVQDDGEPVLLDFGIAQVLDHQAGDDNASYGSFCTPAYASPELLGGARVSVVSDVFALGVLLTELLACRSLERGLADRDVAVPLPSEWAGPDCAWRERLRGDLDAIAACACALDPQQRYSSVEALSQDIGRHLAWRPVSARTPTLGYRFGRYLRRHWRETAAAALVLALAGGFVWRVTAERARAEREASVARQVSDFLVSAFDAADPRMRGAQAGQDLSARQVLDASAARIEQGLDDTPAIRARLRAVLGRAYRNLGQPQRAEALLDQAAREFLDPAVDRPDQAAQALADLSRSLSDRQYGAQAVAAARRSLALRERDGDPRGLADAYDTLGLAHVADSQYAQAERSFERSQQLRSERGLRQSPDERAAMLARLAQLYRRRGELKRAEQTYRDALEINRETGSDPVATQLNQFGLASTLFGLGRVAETRRELVENLSLARDLYGEQSDMVANIHVDLANATQDLGDYRQAGEHYRAALEIMAVVAGERSLDYARILNNYAALALERGDLAESERRLRQALSIRREHLAPDERRVLRTENGLGLVLARGGRNEEARSLVERSASVWRRRYGEDHAGLLMVALTRVEWLLSRDRLDEAQAELAAIDLGRGEYNAFMLARIPSLQAELAQRRGQWDEAERGWAKAIEDSRLAYGAQQVKTARLRVPYAEVLLARGDARGAAAQVQLAEAVLRREMYSESELLRRLQSVKQGAPRVQVAAR; this is translated from the coding sequence ATGGAAACCCAGCGTTGGCACGACCTGCGCCGATTGTTCGATGCGGTGTGCGACCTGCCGGCCGAGCGTTGGTTCGAGGAGCTGCACGCGATCAGCGACGATCCGGTGCTGATCGCCGAAGCCATGCAGTTGCTCGGCGCGCAGACCGAGCACTTCGATCGCGTCGTGCAACCGTTGAGCGATCTGGTCGCGGGCCTGCCCGACAGCGAATTGCAGGCCGGCGACCGCCTCGGCGCCTGGGTCCTGATCGAACGCGTGGCGAGCGGCGGCATGGGCACGGTGTTCGTGGCCGAGCGCGCAGACGGCCTGTTCCGCCAACAAGTGGCGATCAAATTGCTGCGCGGCAGCGGCTTCAACCAGGCCGAGTTCGCCCGCCGCCTGGCGGTGGAGCGGCAGCTGCTGGCCGAACTGCAGCATCCCAACATCGCCCGCCTCTACGACGGCGGCACCACGCCGAGCGGGCAGCCGTACCTGGTCATGGAGTACGTGCTCGGCCGCGATCTCGACGAATACTGCGAGCAACGCCAGCCCGACTTACTGCAGCGCCTGCGGTTGTTCCAGCGCATCTGCGCAGCGGTGCAGAGCGCGCACCAGCGCCTGATCGTGCATTGCGATCTCAAGCCAGGCAACGTGATGGTGCAGGACGACGGCGAGCCGGTCCTGCTCGATTTCGGCATCGCCCAGGTGCTCGATCACCAGGCCGGCGACGACAACGCCTCCTACGGCAGCTTCTGCACCCCGGCCTATGCCAGCCCCGAATTGCTCGGCGGCGCGCGGGTCAGTGTGGTCAGCGACGTGTTCGCGCTCGGCGTGTTGCTGACCGAATTGCTGGCCTGCCGCTCGCTCGAACGCGGCTTGGCCGATCGCGACGTCGCGGTGCCGCTGCCGAGCGAGTGGGCCGGGCCGGACTGCGCCTGGCGCGAGCGCCTGCGCGGCGACCTGGATGCGATCGCCGCTTGCGCCTGCGCACTCGATCCGCAGCAGCGCTATTCCTCGGTCGAAGCCTTGTCCCAGGACATAGGGCGCCATCTCGCCTGGCGTCCGGTGTCGGCGCGCACGCCGACGCTGGGCTACCGCTTCGGCCGTTATCTGCGTCGGCATTGGCGCGAGACCGCGGCGGCGGCGCTGGTGCTTGCGCTAGCCGGTGGCTTCGTCTGGCGGGTCACCGCCGAGCGTGCGCGCGCCGAGCGCGAGGCCTCGGTCGCGCGTCAGGTCAGCGATTTCCTGGTCTCGGCTTTCGACGCCGCCGATCCGCGTATGCGCGGGGCGCAGGCCGGGCAGGACTTGAGTGCGCGGCAGGTGTTGGACGCCTCCGCCGCCCGCATCGAGCAAGGGCTCGACGACACTCCGGCGATCCGCGCGCGTCTTCGCGCGGTGCTCGGTCGCGCCTACCGCAATCTCGGCCAGCCGCAGCGCGCCGAGGCCTTGCTCGACCAGGCCGCGCGCGAGTTCCTCGACCCGGCGGTGGACCGGCCCGACCAGGCGGCACAGGCGCTCGCCGATCTGTCGCGTTCGCTCAGCGACCGCCAGTACGGCGCCCAGGCCGTCGCGGCCGCGCGCCGCTCGCTGGCTCTGCGCGAGCGCGACGGCGACCCGCGCGGCCTCGCCGATGCCTACGACACGCTCGGCCTGGCCCACGTCGCCGACAGTCAGTACGCGCAGGCCGAACGCAGTTTCGAGCGTTCGCAGCAACTGCGCAGCGAACGCGGCCTGCGCCAGTCGCCCGACGAACGCGCGGCGATGCTCGCCCGCCTTGCCCAGCTGTATCGGCGCCGCGGCGAACTCAAGCGCGCCGAGCAGACCTATCGCGATGCGCTCGAGATCAACCGCGAGACCGGCAGCGACCCGGTCGCCACCCAGCTCAACCAGTTCGGTCTTGCGAGCACCTTGTTCGGCCTCGGGCGGGTCGCGGAAACCCGCCGCGAACTGGTCGAGAACCTGAGCCTGGCGCGCGATCTGTACGGCGAGCAGAGCGACATGGTCGCCAACATCCATGTCGACCTGGCCAACGCCACCCAGGACCTCGGCGATTACCGCCAGGCCGGCGAACACTATCGGGCCGCGCTGGAGATCATGGCCGTGGTCGCCGGCGAGCGCAGCCTCGATTACGCCCGCATCCTCAACAACTACGCGGCCTTGGCGCTGGAGCGCGGCGACCTGGCCGAGTCCGAACGGCGCCTGCGCCAGGCCTTGTCGATCCGTCGCGAGCACCTGGCGCCCGACGAGCGCCGGGTGTTGCGCACCGAGAACGGTCTTGGCCTGGTGCTCGCGCGTGGCGGCCGCAACGAAGAGGCGCGGTCGCTGGTCGAGCGTAGCGCCTCGGTTTGGCGCCGTCGCTATGGCGAGGACCATGCCGGGCTGTTGATGGTGGCGCTGACCCGGGTCGAATGGCTGTTGAGCCGCGACCGCCTCGACGAGGCGCAGGCCGAGTTGGCGGCGATCGACCTCGGCCGCGGCGAGTACAACGCCTTCATGCTGGCGCGTATTCCCAGCCTGCAGGCCGAGCTCGCGCAGCGCCGCGGGCAGTGGGATGAAGCCGAGCGGGGTTGGGCCAAGGCGATCGAAGACAGTCGCCTCGCCTACGGCGCGCAGCAGGTCAAGACCGCGAGGCTGCGCGTGCCCTATGCCGAGGTCCTGCTCGCGCGCGGCGACGCGCGCGGCGCGGCGGCGCAGGTGCAACTCGCCGAGGCGGTGTTGCGGCGCGAGATGTACAGCGAGTCGGAGCTGTTGCGGCGCCTGCAGTCGGTGAAGCAGGGCGCGCCGCGGGTGCAAGTAGCGGCGCGCTAG
- a CDS encoding ECF-type sigma factor — protein sequence MSEDLTRLLHDWRGGDVASRDRLFALVYDTLRGMAAVRLGARNGQRTLQPTSLVNEALIRLIGGEVEWQDRAHFYALAALKMRAVLVDQARAQAAAKRGARPVMLTLSHADLHGGQTVGFDVLALHDALERLAERDQRSARAVEMAYFGGMEQSEIACVLEVSVPTVERDLRFARAWLGQQLG from the coding sequence ATGAGCGAGGATCTGACTCGGTTACTGCATGACTGGCGCGGCGGCGACGTCGCTTCGCGCGACCGCTTGTTCGCCCTGGTCTACGACACCTTGCGCGGCATGGCGGCGGTGCGCCTGGGCGCGCGCAACGGTCAGCGCACCCTGCAGCCCACCTCGCTCGTCAACGAAGCCTTGATCCGCCTGATCGGCGGCGAGGTCGAGTGGCAGGACCGCGCCCACTTCTATGCGCTCGCGGCCCTGAAGATGCGTGCCGTGTTGGTCGATCAGGCGCGTGCGCAAGCGGCGGCGAAGCGCGGCGCGCGGCCGGTGATGCTGACCTTGTCGCACGCCGACCTGCACGGCGGGCAGACCGTCGGTTTCGACGTGCTGGCCCTGCACGATGCGCTCGAACGCCTGGCCGAGCGCGATCAGCGTTCGGCGCGGGCGGTCGAGATGGCCTACTTCGGCGGCATGGAGCAGAGTGAGATCGCCTGCGTGCTGGAAGTCTCGGTGCCGACCGTCGAACGCGACCTGCGTTTCGCCCGGGCCTGGCTGGGACAGCAGTTGGGCTGA
- the rpsI gene encoding 30S ribosomal protein S9 — MAIQQNYGTGRRKSSTARVFLRKGDGKITINQRTIEEFFGRETARMIVRQPLELTQSTDKFDVNVTVAGGGITGQAGAIRLGIARALVEYDETLKGELRKAGFMTRDAREVERKKVGLHKARRATQFSKR, encoded by the coding sequence ATGGCTATCCAGCAGAATTACGGCACCGGCCGCCGCAAGTCTTCCACCGCTCGCGTGTTCCTGCGCAAGGGCGACGGCAAGATCACCATCAATCAGCGTACGATCGAAGAGTTCTTCGGCCGCGAAACCGCGCGCATGATCGTCCGCCAGCCGCTCGAGCTGACCCAGTCGACCGACAAGTTCGACGTCAACGTGACGGTCGCCGGCGGCGGCATCACCGGCCAGGCCGGCGCGATCCGTCTCGGCATCGCCCGCGCGCTGGTCGAGTACGACGAAACCCTTAAGGGCGAACTGCGTAAGGCAGGCTTCATGACCCGCGACGCTCGTGAAGTCGAGCGTAAGAAGGTCGGTCTGCACAAGGCTCGCCGCGCAACGCAGTTCTCGAAGCGCTAA
- a CDS encoding M23 family metallopeptidase, which yields MKSQSALVLRALPAALALWFGASAGVHAQALTIDVVNPIKDGRVVFEAIGPAQVGGAKQGRVSLRMGIRNDDAVPLTITKVEILDQLASNFLAPVQIAPGTTYAFQNCKCNYFNADPDAPKVPSSYPIVITAPYPSTVKIAVYVQGYRNPVIKNLSFAPGTNNDGPLRYPGKVADLRANEAWQTSSNHPGDSQAFGLDTSVTGWTGSTWDAKRPGADPNKAEGQRAYGLPLYAMADGIVCSALNDLPEWKNYPRVSKEIEPEPIAPSTGQYSAGGNFLKVKTGDEIALYAHMQPGSIPAELLVPGAIVKQGQYLGKVGYSGKSSGPHVHVHVTQESTSTPCDGNDLRPRPMTFAQIQSLTWSEAKAMAGANSTDPTDWTQLSNHSAPHPYSLIYPSSTAYPFDAAETDAKTFLGVWKASSEIEVRVNRPSWTAFTQKWSEMSADGFRLEQVENYLENGDRHFIGVYKRGSGAGALYNFDNWDDFTAKWKELSDDGQRLLDLTTYLSGGKRHYVGVFRAGNGNAGLWSHTGFSAFANQREIAKGLGLRLIDMESFDIGNGQRQFVGVYREGTDNHALWRSNSWAAFTGKWDELSDNGLRLIDVDSFVEDGVRNYVGVFRAGSGGYALEAVKSYQTLYQSAEKYATKGLRLVDVQAVE from the coding sequence GGCCGGGTCGTGTTCGAAGCGATCGGCCCGGCCCAGGTCGGCGGCGCCAAGCAAGGCCGCGTGTCCCTGCGCATGGGCATCCGCAACGACGATGCCGTGCCGCTGACGATCACTAAGGTCGAGATCCTCGACCAGCTCGCCTCCAACTTCCTTGCGCCGGTGCAGATCGCCCCGGGCACGACCTACGCCTTCCAGAACTGCAAGTGCAACTACTTCAATGCCGACCCGGATGCGCCCAAGGTGCCGTCCTCGTACCCGATCGTGATCACCGCGCCCTACCCCAGCACGGTCAAGATCGCGGTCTACGTGCAGGGCTACCGCAACCCGGTGATCAAGAACCTGTCGTTCGCGCCGGGCACCAACAACGACGGCCCGCTGCGCTACCCGGGCAAGGTCGCCGACCTGCGCGCCAACGAAGCCTGGCAGACCTCGAGCAACCACCCCGGCGACAGCCAGGCCTTCGGCCTCGACACCAGCGTGACCGGCTGGACCGGCAGCACCTGGGACGCCAAGCGTCCCGGCGCCGATCCGAACAAGGCCGAAGGCCAGCGCGCTTATGGCCTGCCGCTGTACGCGATGGCCGACGGCATCGTCTGCAGTGCGCTCAACGATTTGCCGGAATGGAAGAACTACCCGCGCGTCAGCAAGGAGATCGAACCCGAGCCGATCGCGCCGAGCACCGGCCAGTACTCGGCCGGCGGCAACTTCCTCAAGGTCAAGACCGGCGACGAGATCGCCCTGTACGCGCACATGCAGCCCGGCTCGATCCCGGCCGAACTGCTGGTGCCGGGCGCGATCGTCAAGCAAGGCCAGTACCTGGGCAAGGTCGGCTACTCGGGCAAGTCCAGCGGCCCGCACGTGCACGTCCACGTCACCCAGGAAAGCACCAGCACGCCCTGCGACGGCAACGACCTGCGTCCGCGGCCGATGACCTTCGCCCAGATCCAGAGCCTGACCTGGAGCGAAGCCAAGGCCATGGCCGGCGCCAACAGCACGGACCCGACCGACTGGACCCAGCTGAGCAACCACTCCGCGCCGCATCCCTACAGCCTGATCTACCCTTCGAGCACGGCCTATCCCTTCGATGCCGCCGAGACCGACGCCAAGACCTTCCTCGGCGTGTGGAAGGCCAGCAGCGAGATCGAAGTGCGGGTCAATCGTCCGAGCTGGACCGCGTTCACCCAGAAATGGTCGGAGATGTCGGCCGACGGCTTCCGCCTGGAGCAGGTCGAGAACTACCTCGAGAACGGCGACCGCCACTTCATCGGCGTGTACAAGCGCGGCAGCGGCGCCGGCGCGCTGTACAACTTCGACAACTGGGACGACTTCACCGCCAAGTGGAAGGAACTGTCCGACGACGGCCAGCGCCTGCTCGACCTCACCACCTACCTGAGCGGCGGCAAGCGCCACTACGTCGGCGTGTTCCGCGCCGGCAACGGCAACGCCGGCCTGTGGAGCCACACCGGCTTCAGCGCCTTCGCCAATCAGCGCGAGATCGCCAAGGGCCTGGGCCTGCGCCTGATCGACATGGAGAGCTTCGACATCGGCAACGGCCAGCGCCAGTTCGTCGGCGTGTACCGCGAAGGCACCGATAACCACGCCCTGTGGCGCTCCAACAGCTGGGCCGCGTTCACCGGCAAGTGGGACGAGCTCAGCGACAACGGCCTGCGCCTGATCGATGTCGACAGCTTCGTCGAAGACGGCGTGCGCAACTACGTCGGCGTGTTCCGCGCTGGTTCCGGCGGTTATGCGCTGGAAGCGGTCAAGAGCTACCAGACGCTGTACCAGTCGGCCGAGAAGTACGCGACCAAGGGCCTGCGCCTGGTCGACGTGCAAGCGGTCGAGTGA
- a CDS encoding GNAT family N-acetyltransferase, translated as MPTTRTIEANDRERIRAFLELRWGGPTIMLDGRAIDAAALPGFIGVDAGGAIAGLVTLLDDAVQSEIVTLDAMRAQAGLGTRLLELAAERARALGLNRLLTRTTNDNLDALRFYQRRGFRLHRLAAGAIDLEREADPAIPLLGRHGIPLRDEISLIRGLGAD; from the coding sequence ATGCCGACAACCCGCACCATCGAAGCCAACGACCGCGAACGCATCCGCGCCTTCCTCGAGCTGCGTTGGGGCGGCCCGACGATCATGCTCGACGGCCGCGCGATCGACGCCGCTGCCTTGCCGGGCTTCATCGGCGTGGATGCGGGCGGCGCCATCGCCGGCCTGGTCACCTTGCTCGACGACGCGGTCCAGTCGGAGATCGTCACCCTCGACGCGATGCGTGCCCAGGCCGGCCTGGGCACCCGTCTGCTCGAACTCGCGGCCGAACGCGCACGCGCACTCGGACTGAACCGGCTGCTGACCCGCACCACCAACGACAACCTCGATGCGCTGCGTTTCTACCAGCGCCGTGGCTTCCGCCTGCACCGGCTCGCCGCCGGCGCCATCGATCTGGAACGCGAGGCCGACCCGGCCATCCCCCTGCTGGGGCGGCACGGCATCCCGCTGCGCGATGAGATCAGCCTGATCAGGGGCTTGGGCGCGGACTGA